The nucleotide window AGAGGGAGTTTAAAAGAGTTTGCCGAGCTTATTACAGAACTGGAAAACAAAGGTTGGATTGATCCAATAAACCATGGTGAGGTAAACGCCTTTACCCGATCGATATTGAGTTGCTTTGACTTTTCCGAGACCCAAAAAAAGATAGATAGCAAAACAGAGGCAAGTCTTATGCAGTATCTTAAACCAAGTGAAAGAGAGACCAAAATTTATAGTAAACGCTACATAAAGAAATTTGCCTCCATCTTATTTAACCACCCTAAAAAGTAGTTACAAACTAGTTACAGTACTTGACCAGTCTTTCCTGTAGTTGTTACTTTGTCACGAACTAAATGATTTGTGATGATGGATAATGTATTACTATCAGCGATCCCGCTGGAACAGTTAAAAACTTATATTTCTGAAGCTGTCAGCAGCGAACTTTCTAAACACTTTGCAGCAGCTCCACTACCTCCCCAAAATCAGGAATTACTTACCAGGAAAGAAGCGGCGAAATTACTTTCTATCTCTCTCCCCACCCTGCTGGACTTTACCAAATCCGGGAAGATTACCGGCTATCGGATAGGGACAAGAGTACGCTACAAACGCTCTGAGCTGGAACAATCTTTAAAGCAGATACGGTCAGCCAAACAGAAAGGAGGACATCATGATTCAAAGTAACCCTACCCCCGACCACTTCCCTAAGCCAAATTTTCCAGAACCAAGCCAGCCCCTAACCGTTACCAGCATCCTGGAACATAGCCGGGAACTACTGGCCCAGGGGAAACCAGTAGCACATGAGCTGATTTTAAACCGGCTACTGGAAAAGGTTCAACCGGTAGATTTCCTAAGTATGGCCTTCTCACATGTTAATGGGCTGCGAGAGGACTTGAATGGGTTGGAGTCAAAGTTGATAACCAAAGAAGGAGCGTTCAATGATGATGACACTATCAGGGAAAAAGTAAAAAATCTCCGCGCACTCATCGCTAAATGCAGGCTCAAACAAGCTCACTATCTGATCATCAGCATTGAGGAAATATTGAGGATTGCCACTGCTAACCGCTGGGGAATATGCCAGCACCAGGATTTTATTTACCTGTACAATGGTGCTTACTGGTCGCAGCTTAGCACCGATGAACTAAAGGGCTTCCTGGGGAAATGTGGTGAAAAAATGGGAATAGACAAGTATAAAAGCCGGTTTTATATGTTCCGGGATCATCTGTTGAAGCAGTTCTTTGATTCGGCTCACCTACCCAGCCCTTTACAGCCTCACAATGTTGTTTTTATCAACCTGCAAAACGGTACGTTTGAGATAACACCGGAGGGTACCCGCTTACGGGAGTTCAAGCGGGATGATTTTATTACTTATCAGCTGCCATTTGCTTTTGACCAAACAGCAAAAGCCCCACTTTTCAGCCGGTATTTAAACACTGTGCTGCCGGATATACAACGTCAAAGAGTGTTGGCGGAATATATCGGATATGTATTTATTCATCCTAGCACCCTTAAACTGGAAAAATCATTGTTATTGTATGGTTCGGGAGCAAATGGTAAATCTGTTTTCTTTGAGATAATAAACGCCCTTCTGGGCGCAGAAAACATATGTAGCTATAGTCTGCAAAGCCTGACCGATACTACCGGATATTACCGGGCAAAATTGGCCAACAAACTGGTGAACTATGCTTCAGAGATAAACGGGAACCTGGAAGCATCCATCTTTAAGCAGCTCGCCAGTGGGGAGCCGGTAGAGGCCCGGCAACCCTATGGGCAAGCCTTTAACCTCACCCATTACGCAAAGCTCATTTTTAACTGTAATGAGCTACCCAAAGAGGTAGAACATACAAACGCTTATTTTAGGCGCTTCCTGATCATCCCCTTTGATGTGACTATCCCACCAGAGGCCCAAGACAAGGAACTGGCTAAAAAGATCATTCAGCAGGAGCTTTCCGGGGTTTTCAATTGGGTATTGGAAGGGTTGCACCGGCTGCTGACACAAAAAAATTTTTCCGATTGCGATGCGGCCAAACAGCAGCTACAACAGTATCAACGACAATCAGATAGTGTGTTGATGTTTTTGGAGGATGAAGGTTATAAACCGTCCCGAATCGCTTTCCTTCCCCTGCAGCAACTTTATACCCTGTATAAAATATTCTGCGCAGACAACGGCTACCGCCTTTGCTCTTCTAAAACGGTCAGCGAAAGATTACGGAGCCACGGGTACGAAATGGAACGTAAAACGGCTGGAATGGTTGTCTACCTGGAAAAATAATGTTTTGTTCTGTGCTACATATCCTACATATCCTACATGATGCCGGTTGTGCTATGTAGCAGATGTAGGATATGTAGGACTTAAAATAACTTTTTTATGAATGCTTACCGGTATACATTGGAAAGGGGCAATAAGAAGCATATATGTCCTAGTTGTGGGAAGAAACGGTTTGTAAGGTTCATTGACGGTCAAACCTGCGAGTATTTGCCTGCAGAATATGGCCGGTGTGACAGGGAAATAAACTGTGGTTATTTTCATAAGCCAGATTGCACAATGGCACAGTTAAAAAGGGCTGAAGAATACCGGGAGCGGCCAGTATATTATAAGAAGCCAGAAATCAGGAAACTACCTTCTTATATTCCACTTGAAGTACTGAAGAAAAGCCAACAGGGATATGACGCCAACCACTTTACTGTTTATCTGCACTCCCTTTTTGGCACTAACATAACCCACGAACTGATTCAACGGTATCAGATCGGCACCTCCGGGAGCCGCTGGCCAGGAGCAACTGTATTTTGGTGGATTGACGTAGCCGGTAAAATAAGGGCCGGGCAGGTGAAACAATTCGACCATACCGGCCATACTGTTAAATCTGTTCACAATCATTCACATACCACTTGGATACACAGCATCTTAAAGCACAACCATGAATCCAAAGGGGAACATCTTCCATCCTGGTTATCTACCTATTTAGACCAGGGCGGGAACTATGCCAGTTGCCTGTTTGGCGAACATCTTTTAAAAGAGGATACCGGTAAACCGATCGCCATCGTGGAAGCGCCGGCAACAGCCATTGTAGCAGGCGTATATCTGCCGGGATTTGTTTGGCTGGCTGCAGGTAGCCTGTCTTATTTGACTGCTGCACGAACTCAGGTTTTATCAGGTCGGCAAGTGTACTTATTCCCCGATCTTTCTGCAGATGGACGGGCATTTGAGCTATGGTGCAATAAAGCCAGGGAGCTGGCCAGCATTGCCACCTTTACCGTATCAGATCTTTTAGAGCGTAGTGCTTCAACTGAAGAACGACTAAAGGGACTGGATTTGCGGGATTTCCTCACCCGGTTTGATTACCAGCTGTTTCAACCAGCACCGCCAGAGGGAAACAAACACACCCTCATCATTGACGGACAGGAATATGAAATCAATGCCATTGCGACGGTTTCAGAAATTGAGGGTTATAAAATAGTCTCCTACTTGCTAAGAAATGCCAAGGTTTGTGATGTTTTATACAACGCAGCAGGGGAGTTGGCGGATATTCAGGAAGATTTTTCGCAAGTCATATGCACGTGTATAGGGAAAGTGTTTAAGAGAGGAAAGCTAAACGGCGTTGACTGCTTCCTTTTACTGTTGAAAAACTCTTGAAAGATGTGACATTATATGACACTATTTTCATCAGTTTCAACACTGAAATAGCACAAAAATAGGGCAATGAGGAAGAATTAATCCTGACATTCCCTAGTTATTTAGGTTTAATTTATTTGCTTAGATTGTAGTGTTTAAATATAAAATTATGATCCATAAAAGTGAATTACTACCAGGAAGTTTGGTATGTAATAGTGACCATAAGATAATTGAATGGAGTGAACAATTATCACATGAAATCCCGCTTATTCCGGTTGAAATTAGTTCAACATGGATAAGGAGGCTTGGATTTGGCACCCTGGATTATATTCATTTCATCGCTCATCCATACGATGGGGATGAATTTGTAATCAAACTTTCTTCCGATAAATCGACATGTATACTACTCGTTCCCGAACAAGAAGGAGAGGTATACCCTAGATTCTACAAAGAAACAGCTGAGACCTGTAAGTTTATTCATGAGCTTCAAAAGCTCTATCATTTAAAAACCGGAGAGCTACTAGAATTACAATATCGTTTCGAAGATGAGTAAAGGGATCTGTGAAACATTTAACTCGATCCTTCCTCTTAATAGACTTCTATAAATTGAGACAGCATGGCAAAACCAGGAACTTACCCAACAACATTTGAGGAGAGGAAAGCTATATCTGTAACTGATTTGCGCAAATGGAAATACCTACAACCCGATATATGGCGCAGTGGTACCCTAAGCTGGAGCCGAGGCGGTACAGTACACAGCCAGATAAGCATTTGCGTCAACATGGTTGCACCCCAGCCATATCTGCAATTAGATTACCGTTGGCAAGAACAGTCAATAAGCTATCAGGTAGAGCTAACAGCACTTCCCAGCAACCTGGGAGCCGGTAAGGTTTGGTACTTCATTTGCCCACTTACAAATACGCGGTGCCGGAAGCTGTATTTTAAAAGTGGTTACTTTCAGTATAGGGGGCAGGGTTACTATGAAAAGCAGATTCAGTCAAAGTATTATCGGCATCTTGAAAAGACCTACGGGCCTGTGTTACAAAGTGATCAAATACGCGAACAACTATATAGTCGGCATTTCAGGAAGTTTTATAATGGGAAAGCCACAAAACAATACGCTAAAATACTCGCACAGTTGAAGGCTGCTGAAGGTGTGAGTGAAAGAGATCTAATTAATGCGATGGTGAGATACTAAATGCTATCCTCTATTTTTCCGTTTCTTGTGTAATTCCTTTGCCTCATTCTTCGCCAAGGTTATTATTACATCTTCATGTACCCCAATTAATTCAGAGAGAATTATTAATTCCTCAATAGTAAATAATCCAGGATTATCAAGTTTTTTGAGGAATGATAGATAGCCGACATTAAGCAATTTATAGGTGCTCGATTTGGGAACATATTCAAATATATCAGCGATGTGAACAACCCCTCCCGCTTCTAATAATGCCTTTACAGCTGCATATTTCTTATTCTGTGCCATTACTGAAATATAATAATAGTGTTATTATATACAACAAAAAATGAACACATAAGAATTTAATGCTCATTTATGAGAATAAAATATTCTTAAATAAGAATATTTTGAAAACTTTTGCTATATCTTAGAGGTACAAACATTATTTTGCGGCTTCTAAAATATTGAAGCAAATCGCGCTTTCATGTGGTCCAGGGTGTGGAAACTTTAAGGATACCAGATGTTAGGCGGTGCTCACGCTACGGCGTGGGTGCTCGCTTCCGTCATCCGGTATTCCACACCCTGGGGCGGTAAGTTGAGGCCCGCGCCTTTTTTATGTATTTAGGCCCCGGTACTCTACTATAACTCATTCTCTCACATTTCCTCCATAAATGGGCTATCACTTTCATTCCATATGAAAGCCGGCTTTGCTATGGCATTTATAACCCTTAAACGTTCTCTTATGTACTACGTAAAAAAGTATTCAAACTGCTGGGCTATTCATAACGATGATACCGGAGCCTCCCGCCCATTAACCGAAAATGAGAAAAATAGGATACTGGAAGAACACCCATCACTAAATGAGGGAGATGTACGGGCCGTTTACGCTGATATTATAAACAACATAAACGAAAAACCCTAATCCATCCCTTCACCTCATTAACCTCACATATGGACACTCAACCCGCCGAAAAAATCAAAGAACCCAATTTGCGCCTTGAATGGGAAGTCATAGCATTAGGCTTTCTTTTGGGTGTATCTGTTTGTCTGATACTGGCTCTTATCTATTGCATGTGGATAATAACGGAACAGGATTCCTTTATTCATAATCTCCTATTGAACACAGCCTTACGGGCTTATCCTAAATGATCAAATCGAAAAATATGAAAGCTAATATTCTATGGATCGAAAAAGAAGTGTTCCGTACATTCAATTCTACACTACTTTATAGATTCAGTCTTGTAGGGTATGCCTTAACTCTGGCTAAAGATGAAAAACAGGGCTGGTCTTTAGTCACTTCAGGAAAGTACGGAGTCATCATCATTGGCCTGGAAATCTCTAAATCCCTCAATCTGGTAAAGAGAATCAGGCAGGTGGATGACCATACCCCCATAATGATTATAGCACAGAAAAAAGTAAAAGATGGCTTGCTTAAATCTTTGGAAGCAGGTGCAGATAGTTATATAGTAAAACCTCTTGAACCAATTGACTGTATAATTGTAGAGGTAGAAATCCTTATGAATCAAAACCCGGAAGAGGGATACAGAGCAATATTTCATTCGAGCCTGAAAACTGAGGAATCATAGACCAGGGAACTAATTTTTTTAGCACCCAAAAGGTCATTCCCCAAAACTGTACCCCAAGCAAAAATACTAACGTATAAAAAATTAAATATCAATTAATTATGTACACATCAAATATCCCTGTCGGGACTACAAAACGCTTAATTCGCCCAAACTTAGCTTTACTAGGTTTGGGCGTTTTTCATTTACGGACGTGGGTTTCAGAGGAAAGAGCGGTAAAGGGAGATAAAGGGGAATTAAACGAAAATGTACCCCAAACTGTACCCCATTTTTCCCCAGGAGTTTCCCCAGAAAAATAGCACAGTACCGGCATTCACGCGGTCAATAGCCGGCGGTTCTTTGTTCCTATTTGTTTTTATTTCTTTCTGATGTTGTCTGCAAGACAGAAAACAAATTGTTAGGAGCAGGATTACCCGGTTCATTGTAACAAATCACATTAATGAAGTTAAATATAAATAATATTCGATACACACAGTTATCATCCAGTCATCCTTCTATATACGCATAACATCCCTCCCTGAACAAAACCCGCTCCTTCACTGTATTTGTATTAGATCATTGAATGTATGTTTTAAAAGCACAACCTGTAATGTTATGGAAAACCCCGAATTACCACTACACCAAACCAACCCAGAGCTATTTAAAACCTACCTCCTGGACAATTCCTCCCAAGGCGAGATTTTAATGGTTAAAGGGGTTACGTTGGAGGATCATCTCCTAAAGTCAGAGATCCATATCAAAGTCATCATCAAATTCCAGGCAGAGGCCTGTGTTAAATTCAAGGGCTCCAGCCCGGTGAGGGTATTGGCCAACCTCAGAAGGCGCATCCGGAATTTCATGCGCTCTGAAGGCATGGAGATGATGATACGCAAAGTGAATATGACCTTGCCCGGGAACGGCCCCGCGTTATACGAACTGGATCCTCATTTATTTGAACAGTTTGTACTGGATGATTTTACCGTCCGCCCACGGCATGAACATATGAAAGGTATCACACAAAAAGACCGTATGTTGAAAATAGAAGTAGCGCTGTTTATTCTCGATGATGAGATCATCCGGCTGAGCGCCAGAGTAAAAAACCAAAGCGTACAGGCTGTACGCTCTGAGCATGTACGGAATGTAAACAGGGTGCTGGCGGCCTACGGCAGACTTTTACCTGCTGATAATAATAACTGAACACTTTTTCCTCTTTGTTTGCTACACCTGTTATTCAGCTCTCGTACCATGCAGCATTGCCTACCAGCGTTATAGACAACTCACTCGTACATCTCATAACCTTCGCCAACCAGGAGCGGTACTTCATCTGATAAAAAAATAGCATGATAGACTACTCACTGGTCATATATACTTGTGATCCTGATGAACGAATTTTACGACGTTGCCTCCAGGCTGTGCAGCAGCTTAACCGGAACCAGTTGCAGATAGAAGTGCTACTGGTAGACAACAACAGCACTATCCCACTCAGCAGCCTTTCATTCATAAAGGATTTCCTGCAACATATCCCCAACTTGCAGCTGCTCCTGGTAAAGGAACAGGGAGTAGGCCATGCCCGCATCGCCGCCATAGAAGCCGCCCGTGGGGAACATATCGTTTACATCGATTACAATAATGAACCAGACAGCAACTATTTACAGGAACTGACTTCGTTGTATAAAAAGTACCCGCAGGTTGCCGCATGGGGCCCCGGACAGGTACAGGTAGATTTTATAGACGGCATAGAAAGCAACATTGAGCACTATGCACGGCTGGCATTCCAGCAACGGAAAGAAACAACCGTGACTTTTTCCGCAGTACCGGCCTGGCAATCCTGTTATCCTTTTGGTACCGGCCTCTGTACCAAAACCTTTCTGCTGAAAGAATATGTGCAGCATGCGCGGAAAGGCACCTTTACACTGCCTGGCCGGAAGGGCAATCAACTCAGCAGCGGAGAAGGTACCCAGATGGTATTGCTCTGCGTCCGTAATGGATATGCAGCCGGTGTGGCACCAACTTTGAAACTTACTCATATCATCCCTGCCGGCAGGGCCAACCGCCACTATCTTCAACGCCTCATATACGACACGTTTGTGTGTTATGATACCTGCCTCATGCAGATATTCCCTTCTCATCGCAATTTACTCGGCACCAGACTACTGTCTGCTTCCCGGTTCTCCCGAAAAGCAATCGGAAAGTTATGGAAAGCACGCTGGTCAAGCGATCCGCATCGTCTGTTTGAACTGGTGCAGTATATCGCTACGCATGCCAGTGTATATGCGGCATTAAACAAACCAGTACCGTTGCCGGTCAGCAGCATCATCAGATACCTCAAAGTGGAATAACTATTTCAAACAGAAAATCATGCATCAACAAGAATTGCATACAGGCGTCTCCGTTATTATCTGTTGTTATAACAGTGCAACACGGCTACCACTCACCTTAGGACATCTGCAGTCACAGGAAGTACCGGCAGATTTTTTGTGGGAGATTATCCTCGTCAACAATGCATCTACGGATAAAACCGTCAGCCTTGCCCTGGAATGGTGGAACAGAGCCCATCCTCCCAATGCCCAATGCAGGATTGTAGATGAACCCCGGCCGGGACAGATGTACGCCCGTAAAAAAGGAGCGCAGGAAGCCCGCTATGAATGCCTGCTTTTCTGCGATGACAACAACCTGCTCGACAAAAACTATGTATTCAACGCATGGCAAACACTCAAACAACAAAAGCTGGCCGGCGCTGCCGGCGGACAATGTCACCCGGTCTCCGACTGTAGCAGCTTTCCCTACTGGTTTGATACCTTCAAGGAGAAATACGCTATCGGCATTCCGGCCGAAACATCCGGCGATGTATCCCATCGCGGATTTGTACTGGGCGCTGGTCTCGTCACCAGAAAATCCTTGTTCCTCTCCGTCTTCAACGAAAGATACCCTTCGTTACTCAACGGCCGCAACGAAGAAAGGTTAAGTACCGGAGATGACTTTGAATACTGCAAACGCCTGCTGCTATGGGGTTACAGCCTGTACTACAACGAAGACCTGAAACTGGCTCATTTTATACCAAAGGAAAGACTTACCCTCAGCTATCGCGACAGGCTGATGGAAGGCATTGCAGCAGCTACGCAAATACTGACACTCTATGATGAAGCCCTAAGCATTCGTCGGAAAACGAAGCATAAAAACAAATGGAGACTATTGCTGCTTACGCCCATCAGAATCTACCTCGCCCGAAAAGGCTTGTCTGACAGGCACCTTCCCACAGAGCAGCTGGTATTTTTTTACCTGTCTCCTTTCAACATAAAATCAGATCCTGTCAGGACATCTATCAAAAAATTTCTAAACAAACAGTAATCGCAGGAGTTGTGCAACCCGCCAACCACCTGCATAACAGACAAAAGCTACCACCACAGGAATGGTAGTCTCAGCAATCTTAACTTTTCCTTTGCGAAAGCCTTTTTATCTTACCGGCATCTAATATTTTCCCTGATGCCGATACTCAGATTCATCCTGCTATTAAGCCCCCTATTACTGTTGTTATGCAGTGCAGATGCACAGAGCATCGTACAGGGAACAATTACGCAGGAAGACAGTATACCCATTACTGGTGTAACGGTATTGAATAAACGAAATAATGCATCTGCCGTCAGCGACGACCACGGCCTTTATGAGATAAGCGCCCGCAAAGGCGACACACTGTTATTGAAAGCACTGGGCTATGTGCCTTTACTGGTCATCATTCCCAGAGATAAGTCTGCACTCATTCATCATCTTAAGCGACAACCCCTGGAACTGAAATCCGTCAGTATCATCCATTACAACTACCTGCGCGATTCACTGCGCCTGCGCGAAGAATTTCGTAAAGAATTTGATTTCCGGAGACCCCGGTGGAATGAAGTCATTCGTTCTGTTGGTCCTTTCGTAGGTGTTAATATCAACAAACTGTATAAAGCCCTTTCTTTTAAACAAAATAAAAAGAAAGACAAGTTTAAAAAAATACTGTTGGCCAAAGAGAAGGAAAACCAGGTACAGCAGGTATTTAACCCTATACTGATCAACAAACTCACCGGCCTGGAAGGCGACAGCCTTACACAGTTTATGACCAGATATCAGCCTTCCTATGAGTTTATAAAAGATATCAATGATTATGATCTGTATGTGTATATCAAACAAAAGTATGTCAGGTATGTCAATGACTCAATAAAATAATACAACATATTACCCCGGCAAAATTTGTCGGTTAATGCTTAAATTAACATCAAATTAACTGTCGGGTATGCATCATACACTGTTACTGATCCTTTCCTTATTATTTGTTGTTTTTATGTTGGTCATGCTGGGCCAGCGATTAAAGATCTCCTATCCTATTTTTCTTGTGCTGGCAGGGCTGGGCATTGGTTTTATACCGGGGCTTCCGCATATAGAGATAGACCCTGATATGATCTTTCTTATTTTCCTGCCGCCTTTGTTATATGAAGCGGCCTGGTATACTTCCTGGAATGATTTCTGGAAATGGAAAAGACCTATTATGATGCTGGCATTCGGGGCTGTTATTTTCACTTCCTGTATTGTGGCTTATACTTCGAAGAGTATGATACCCGGCTTTACGCTGGCACTGGGCTTTTTGCTGGGTGGCATCATTTCTCCGCCTGATTCGGTGGCTGCTACCTCGGTATTAAAACATTTAAAAGTGCCCAAACGGGCACTTACCATTCTTGAGGGTGAAAGTCTTATCAATGATGCATCCAGCTTGATCGTATTCCGGTTTGCCATGGTAGCGGTGATGACAGGTCAGTTTGTGATGCAGAAGGCTATCGGTGACTTTTTTCTTTCTGCCGGGATGGGCATTGTGATAGGGTTGGCAGTAGCCCATATCATGTACTACATACATCGCTGGCTGCCCACTACGGCCAGTATTGATTCTGCGCTGACAGTCATGACTCCCTATTTCATGTACCTGGCAGCAGAGCAGTTTCATTATTCCGGTGTGCTGGCAGTAGTCAGCGGCGGCTTGTTCCTGTCGTACCGCTCACATGCCATCTTTCCCAATGGCGCTACCCGTATGCAGATGCTGGGCGTATGGAGCACACTCATCTTTGTACTGAATGGTATCATCTTTATCCTGATAGGGTTGGAACTGCCTACCATCATTCACTCGCT belongs to Chitinophaga sp. HK235 and includes:
- a CDS encoding helix-turn-helix domain-containing protein → MMDNVLLSAIPLEQLKTYISEAVSSELSKHFAAAPLPPQNQELLTRKEAAKLLSISLPTLLDFTKSGKITGYRIGTRVRYKRSELEQSLKQIRSAKQKGGHHDSK
- a CDS encoding DUF6371 domain-containing protein — protein: MAQLKRAEEYRERPVYYKKPEIRKLPSYIPLEVLKKSQQGYDANHFTVYLHSLFGTNITHELIQRYQIGTSGSRWPGATVFWWIDVAGKIRAGQVKQFDHTGHTVKSVHNHSHTTWIHSILKHNHESKGEHLPSWLSTYLDQGGNYASCLFGEHLLKEDTGKPIAIVEAPATAIVAGVYLPGFVWLAAGSLSYLTAARTQVLSGRQVYLFPDLSADGRAFELWCNKARELASIATFTVSDLLERSASTEERLKGLDLRDFLTRFDYQLFQPAPPEGNKHTLIIDGQEYEINAIATVSEIEGYKIVSYLLRNAKVCDVLYNAAGELADIQEDFSQVICTCIGKVFKRGKLNGVDCFLLLLKNS
- a CDS encoding phage/plasmid primase, P4 family, whose product is MIQSNPTPDHFPKPNFPEPSQPLTVTSILEHSRELLAQGKPVAHELILNRLLEKVQPVDFLSMAFSHVNGLREDLNGLESKLITKEGAFNDDDTIREKVKNLRALIAKCRLKQAHYLIISIEEILRIATANRWGICQHQDFIYLYNGAYWSQLSTDELKGFLGKCGEKMGIDKYKSRFYMFRDHLLKQFFDSAHLPSPLQPHNVVFINLQNGTFEITPEGTRLREFKRDDFITYQLPFAFDQTAKAPLFSRYLNTVLPDIQRQRVLAEYIGYVFIHPSTLKLEKSLLLYGSGANGKSVFFEIINALLGAENICSYSLQSLTDTTGYYRAKLANKLVNYASEINGNLEASIFKQLASGEPVEARQPYGQAFNLTHYAKLIFNCNELPKEVEHTNAYFRRFLIIPFDVTIPPEAQDKELAKKIIQQELSGVFNWVLEGLHRLLTQKNFSDCDAAKQQLQQYQRQSDSVLMFLEDEGYKPSRIAFLPLQQLYTLYKIFCADNGYRLCSSKTVSERLRSHGYEMERKTAGMVVYLEK
- a CDS encoding glycosyltransferase — protein: MIDYSLVIYTCDPDERILRRCLQAVQQLNRNQLQIEVLLVDNNSTIPLSSLSFIKDFLQHIPNLQLLLVKEQGVGHARIAAIEAARGEHIVYIDYNNEPDSNYLQELTSLYKKYPQVAAWGPGQVQVDFIDGIESNIEHYARLAFQQRKETTVTFSAVPAWQSCYPFGTGLCTKTFLLKEYVQHARKGTFTLPGRKGNQLSSGEGTQMVLLCVRNGYAAGVAPTLKLTHIIPAGRANRHYLQRLIYDTFVCYDTCLMQIFPSHRNLLGTRLLSASRFSRKAIGKLWKARWSSDPHRLFELVQYIATHASVYAALNKPVPLPVSSIIRYLKVE
- a CDS encoding response regulator, which produces MKANILWIEKEVFRTFNSTLLYRFSLVGYALTLAKDEKQGWSLVTSGKYGVIIIGLEISKSLNLVKRIRQVDDHTPIMIIAQKKVKDGLLKSLEAGADSYIVKPLEPIDCIIVEVEILMNQNPEEGYRAIFHSSLKTEES
- a CDS encoding glycosyltransferase, with product MHQQELHTGVSVIICCYNSATRLPLTLGHLQSQEVPADFLWEIILVNNASTDKTVSLALEWWNRAHPPNAQCRIVDEPRPGQMYARKKGAQEARYECLLFCDDNNLLDKNYVFNAWQTLKQQKLAGAAGGQCHPVSDCSSFPYWFDTFKEKYAIGIPAETSGDVSHRGFVLGAGLVTRKSLFLSVFNERYPSLLNGRNEERLSTGDDFEYCKRLLLWGYSLYYNEDLKLAHFIPKERLTLSYRDRLMEGIAAATQILTLYDEALSIRRKTKHKNKWRLLLLTPIRIYLARKGLSDRHLPTEQLVFFYLSPFNIKSDPVRTSIKKFLNKQ
- a CDS encoding Na+/H+ antiporter is translated as MHHTLLLILSLLFVVFMLVMLGQRLKISYPIFLVLAGLGIGFIPGLPHIEIDPDMIFLIFLPPLLYEAAWYTSWNDFWKWKRPIMMLAFGAVIFTSCIVAYTSKSMIPGFTLALGFLLGGIISPPDSVAATSVLKHLKVPKRALTILEGESLINDASSLIVFRFAMVAVMTGQFVMQKAIGDFFLSAGMGIVIGLAVAHIMYYIHRWLPTTASIDSALTVMTPYFMYLAAEQFHYSGVLAVVSGGLFLSYRSHAIFPNGATRMQMLGVWSTLIFVLNGIIFILIGLELPTIIHSLGDYSIADAIRYGVIIAFLTILVRLLWVYPGAFIPRMLSKKIREREPSPGWKGPLLVGWAGMRGVVSLASALSVPLLFPHRNLILFITFIVILVTLVFQGLTLPLLIRLIKIEEIDVITPADQQEAGIRLALMKVALNRLEEKYAFEATDNELVGFLKKDLEHNIHNTSARLESLECDDTEKAEVDLYHSVLRDIYALQRKELFRLRQHNTFSDEVIRSQEMQLDLEEMKIMHPGHE